One region of Callithrix jacchus isolate 240 chromosome 16, calJac240_pri, whole genome shotgun sequence genomic DNA includes:
- the RECQL4 gene encoding ATP-dependent DNA helicase Q4 isoform X8, whose translation MERLLDLRERLQAWERAFRQQHGRRPSQDDVKAAPEETRALYREYRTLKRTVRPSGGGGGPCSPELLPAAAGEAPEPHCWGPHLNRAATQSPQPTPGRSCQGSFQDYGQRLKANLKGTLQASPDLGHRPWPLGRSSSKTPTPKLPGTGPAPTFAEKVSDTPPQPSGLRPRPGRLQHLRASLSVRLGSLDPGWLQRCHSGVPDILGAPKPCRSGLGLEESQLLTAGESAVLGPGAGSQGPEASALQEVSIGAGNPQPSGSRGEKRRRNEVPWGSPTQVQQQSSQAGPPSETAEAIALEEDSPGEPVQEQPPQPCSSRSTPRYHRLSPSSQARAEKAEGIAHLHIFPRLAGYDRGNYIRLNMKQKRYVRGRVLRGRLLRKQAWKQKWQKKGECFGSGDATFTIKDSCFLNGRFDHRAPQCPQPGNEEDTDPAWSEPLVPVPQPVPEVPGLAPTVLPLYSLGPSGQVAETPAEVFHALEQLGHRAFRPGQERAVMRILSGISTLLVLPTGAGKSLCYQLPALLYAQRSPCLTLVISPLLSLMDDQIQAGQVHMLLLTPEALVGAGGLPPATKLPPVAFACIDEAHCLSQWSHNFRPCYLRVCRVLRERMGVHCFLGLTATATRRTASDVAQHLAVAEEPGLHGPAPVPANLHLSVSMDRDTDQALLTLLQGKRFRNLDSIIIYCNRREDTERVAALLRTCLHPAQGPGPKGRAPKTMAEAYHAGMCSRERQRVQRAFMQGQLRVVVATVAFGMGLDRPDVRAVLHLGLPPSFESYVQAVGRAGRDRQPAHCHLFLQPQGEDLRELRRHVHANGMDFWAVKRLVQRVFPSCTCARLLPEKEGARGGEMPVAGSPPQEMEQLGSCQATPGPRRACVGHERALPVQATVQALDMPQEAIETLLCYLELHPRHWLELLATTYTHCRLYCSGGPAQLQALAHRCPPLAVCLAQRLPEDPGKGSSSVEFDMVELVDSMGWELACVRRALCQLQWDHEPQTGMWQSTGVLVEFRELAFHLRSPGDLTAEEKDQICDFLYGRVQAREHQALAHLHRTFQAFHSVAFPSCGPCLEQQDEERSTRLKDLLSRYFEEVEEEAQGPGGMGDTQGPAPGQARLQDWEDQVRCDIRQLLSLRPEEKFSGRAVARIFHGIGSPCYPAQVFGQDRRFWRKYLHLSFHTLVRLATEELLQVGRSLHHMEDVAQSWDCQQQGQ comes from the exons ATGGAGCGGCTGCTGGACCTGCGGGAGCGTCTGCAGGCATGGGAGCGCGCGTTCCGGCAGCAGCACGGGCGGCGGCCAAGCCAG GACGACGTGAAGGCGGCCCCCGAGGAGACCCGCG CGCTTTACCGGGAATACAGGACTCTGAAGCGGACAGTGCGTCCGTCCGGTGGCGGCGGCGGGCCCTGCAGCCCGGAGTTGCTCCCCGCGGCGGCCGGGGAG GCGCCGGAGCCACACTGCTGGGGCCCCCACCTGAATCGGGCTGCGACCCAGAGTCCACAACCTACCCCGGGGCGGAGCTGTCAGGGCTCCTTCCAGGACTATGGGCAGCGACTCAAGGCCAATCTGAAAGGCACCTTGCAG GCCAGTCCAGACCTGGGCCACAGACCTTGGCCTCTAGGAAGATCCTCATCCAAGACACCCACCCCAAAGCTTCCAGGCACAGGACCTGCCCCCACCTTTGCCGAAAAAGTCAGTGATACGCCTCCACAGCCTTCTGGGCTCCGGCCAAGGCCAGGGCGGCTCCAGCACCTGCGGGCATCCCTGAGCGTACGGCTGGGCTCCCTAGATCCTGGCTGGTTGCAGCGGTGTCACAGTGGGGTCCCAGACATTCTGGGGGCCCCCAAACCCTGTAGGTCTGGCCTAGGCTTAGAGGAATCACAACTTCTGACCGCAGGGGAGTCCGCTGTCCTTGGTCCTGGTGCTGGTTCCCAGGGCCCAGAGGCTTCAGCCCTCCAAGAAGTCAGCATCGGTGCAGGCAACCCCCAACCCAGCGGCAGTCGAGGCGAGAAGCGGAGACGGAATGAGGTGCCCTGGGGGAGCCCCACACAGGTCCAGCAGCAGAGCAGCCAGGCTGGACCTCCGTCTGAGACGGCTGAGGCCATAGCACTTGAGGAAGACTCTCCAGGGGAACCTGTACAGGAACAGCCACCGCAGCCCTGCAGCAGCCGGTCGACCCCCAGGTACCATAGACTGAGCCCCTCCAGTCAAGCCAGGGCAGAGAAGGCTGAGGGCATAGCCCACTTGCACATCTTTCCTAGGTTGGCTGGCTATGACAGGGGCAATTACATACGACTGAACATGAAGCAGAAACGCTATGTGCGGGGCCGGGTACTCCGTGGCAGGCTCCTCCGCAAGCAG GCATGGAAGCAGAAGTGGCAGAAAAAAGGGGAGTGTTTTGGCAGTGGTGATGCCACATTCACAATCAAGGACTCCTGTTTCCTGAATGGGCGGTTTGATCACAGGGCACCCCAGTGTCCCCAGCCAG GAAATGAGGAAGACACAGACCCTGCTTGGTCTGAGCCACTGGTTCCTGTGCCACAGCCTGTGCCTGAGGTGCCTGGCCTGGCCCCCACCGTGCTGCCACTCTACTCCCTGGGGCCCTCAGGGCAGGTGGCAG AGACGCCAGCCGAGGTGTTCCATGCCCTGGAGCAGCTGGGGCACCGAGCCTTCCGCCCCGGGCAGGAGCGTGCGGTCATGCGGATCCTGTCTG GCATCTCCACGCTGCTGGTGCTGCCCACGGGTGCTGGCAAGTCCCTGTGCTACCAGCTTCCGGCACTGCTCTACGCCCAGCGCAGCCCCTGCCTCACGCTGGTCATCTCTCCCCTGCTGTCACTCATGGATGACCAG ATTCAGGCAGGTCAGGTACACATGCTTCTGCTGACCCCTGAGGCGCTGGTGGGAGCCGGGGGTCTCCCTCCAGCCACGAAGCTGCCTCCAGTGGCTTTTGCCTGCATCGATGAGGCCCACTGCCTCTCCCAGTGGTCCCACAACTTCCGGCCCTGCTACCTGCGTGTCTGTAGG GTGCTTCGGGAGCGCATGGGCGTGCATTGCTTCCTAGGTctcacagccacagccacacgCCGCACAGCCAGTGACGTGGCCCAGCACCTGGCTGTGGCCGAAGAGCCTGGCCTCCATGGGCCAGCCCCAGTTCCTGCTAACCTGcacctttctgtgtccatggaCAGGGACACAGACCAG GCTCTGTTGACACTGCTGCAGGGCAAACGCTTTCGAAACCTGGATTCCATCATCATTTATTGCAACCGGcgggaggacacagagagagtTGCTGCACTTCTCCGAACTTGCCTGCATccagcccagggcccagggcctAAAG GTCGTGCCCCCAAAACCATGGCTGAGGCCTACCATGCAGGCATGTGCAGCCGGGAACGGCAGCGGGTACAAAGGGCCTTCATGCAGGGCCAATTGCGAGTGGTGGTAGCCACAGTGGCCTTCGGGATGGGGCTGGACCGGCCAGACGTGCGGGCTGTGTTGCATCTGGGGCTGCCCCCAAGCTTTGAGAGCTACGTGCAGGCCGTGGGACGGGCCGGGCGTGACAGGCAGCCTGCCCACTGCCACCTGTTCCTGCAGCCCCAG GGGGAAGACCTGCGAGAGCTGCGCAGACACGTGCACGCCAATGGCATGGACTTCTGGGCTGTAAAGAGACTGGTGCAGCGTGTATTCCCATCCTGCACCTGTGCCAGGCTGCTCCCAGAGAAGGAGGGGGCCAGGGGTGGGGAGATGCCTGTGGCCGGGTCCCCCCCTCAAGAGATGGAGCAGCTTGGTAGCTGCCAAGCCACCCCAGGACCTAGAAGGGCCTGTGTGGGCCATGAACGGGCACTCCCAGTACAGGCAACCGTGCAGGCCCTGGACATGCCACAGGAGG CCATTGAGACTTTGCTGTGCTACCTGGAGTTACACCCACGGCACTGGCTGGAGCTGTTGGCGACCACCTATACCCATTGCCGTCTGTACTGCTCTGGGGGCCCTGCCCAGCTCCAGGCCCTGGCCCACAG GTGTCCCCCTTTGGCTGTGTGCTTGGCCCAGCGGCTGCCTGAGGACCCAGGAAAAGGCAGCAGCTCGGTCGAGTTTGACATGGTTGAGCTGGTGGACTCCATGGGCTGGGAGCTGGCCTGTGTGCGGCGGGCTCTCTGCCAGCTGCAGTGGGACCACGAACCCCAGACAG GTATGTGGCAAAGCACAGGGGTGCTTGTGGAGTTCAGGGAGCTGGCCTTCCACCTTCGTAGCCCAGGTGACCTGACTGCTGAGGAAAAGGATCAGATCTGTGACTTCCTGTATGGCCGTGTACAGGCCCGGGAGCACCAGGCCTTGGCCCATCTGCACAGAACCTTCCAGGCCTTTCACAG CGTAGCCTTCCCCAGCTGCGGACCCTGCCTGGAGCAGCAGGATGAGGAGCGCAGCACCAGGCTCAAGGACCTGCTCAGCCGCTACTTTGAGGAAGTGGAAGAGGAAGCACAGGGGCCTGGGGGCATGGGGGACACACAGGGTCCCGCGCCAGGGCAGGCCAGG CTCCAGGATTGGGAGGACCAGGTCCGCTGCGACATCCGCCAGCTCCTATCCCTGAGACCAGAGGAGAAGTTCTCCGGCAGGGCTGTGGCCCGTATCTTTCACGGCATCG GAAGTCCCTGCTACCCAGCCCAGGTGTTCGGGCAGGACCGGCGCTTCTGGAGAAAGTACCTGCACCTGAGCTTCCACACCCTGGTGCGCCTGGCCACAGAAGAGCTTCTGCAGGTGGGCCGCTCACTGCACCACATGGAGGATGTCGCGCAGAGCTGGGATTGTCAGCAGCAAGGACAATGA
- the RECQL4 gene encoding ATP-dependent DNA helicase Q4 isoform X2, with amino-acid sequence MERLLDLRERLQAWERAFRQQHGRRPSQDDVKAAPEETRALYREYRTLKRTVRPSGGGGGPCSPELLPAAAGEAPEPHCWGPHLNRAATQSPQPTPGRSCQGSFQDYGQRLKANLKGTLQASPDLGHRPWPLGRSSSKTPTPKLPGTGPAPTFAEKVSDTPPQPSGLRPRPGRLQHLRASLSVRLGSLDPGWLQRCHSGVPDILGAPKPCRSGLGLEESQLLTAGESAVLGPGAGSQGPEASALQEVSIGAGNPQPSGSRGEKRRRNEVPWGSPTQVQQQSSQAGPPSETAEAIALEEDSPGEPVQEQPPQPCSSRSTPRYHRLSPSSQARAEKAEGIAHLHIFPRLAGYDRGNYIRLNMKQKRYVRGRVLRGRLLRKQAWKQKWQKKGECFGSGDATFTIKDSCFLNGRFDHRAPQCPQPGNEEDTDPAWSEPLVPVPQPVPEVPGLAPTVLPLYSLGPSGQVAETPAEVFHALEQLGHRAFRPGQERAVMRILSGISTLLVLPTGAGKSLCYQLPALLYAQRSPCLTLVISPLLSLMDDQVSGLPPCLKAACIHSGMTRKQRESVLQKIQAGQVHMLLLTPEALVGAGGLPPATKLPPVAFACIDEAHCLSQWSHNFRPCYLRVCRVLRERMGVHCFLGLTATATRRTASDVAQHLAVAEEPGLHGPAPVPANLHLSVSMDRDTDQGKRFRNLDSIIIYCNRREDTERVAALLRTCLHPAQGPGPKGRAPKTMAEAYHAGMCSRERQRVQRAFMQGQLRVVVATVAFGMGLDRPDVRAVLHLGLPPSFESYVQAVGRAGRDRQPAHCHLFLQPQGEDLRELRRHVHANGMDFWAVKRLVQRVFPSCTCARLLPEKEGARGGEMPVAGSPPQEMEQLGSCQATPGPRRACVGHERALPVQATVQALDMPQEGEEPRVKHRGVDGPAPHPLSPALSPAIETLLCYLELHPRHWLELLATTYTHCRLYCSGGPAQLQALAHRCPPLAVCLAQRLPEDPGKGSSSVEFDMVELVDSMGWELACVRRALCQLQWDHEPQTGMWQSTGVLVEFRELAFHLRSPGDLTAEEKDQICDFLYGRVQAREHQALAHLHRTFQAFHSVAFPSCGPCLEQQDEERSTRLKDLLSRYFEEVEEEAQGPGGMGDTQGPAPGQARLQDWEDQVRCDIRQLLSLRPEEKFSGRAVARIFHGIGSPCYPAQVFGQDRRFWRKYLHLSFHTLVRLATEELLQVGRSLHHMEDVAQSWDCQQQGQ; translated from the exons ATGGAGCGGCTGCTGGACCTGCGGGAGCGTCTGCAGGCATGGGAGCGCGCGTTCCGGCAGCAGCACGGGCGGCGGCCAAGCCAG GACGACGTGAAGGCGGCCCCCGAGGAGACCCGCG CGCTTTACCGGGAATACAGGACTCTGAAGCGGACAGTGCGTCCGTCCGGTGGCGGCGGCGGGCCCTGCAGCCCGGAGTTGCTCCCCGCGGCGGCCGGGGAG GCGCCGGAGCCACACTGCTGGGGCCCCCACCTGAATCGGGCTGCGACCCAGAGTCCACAACCTACCCCGGGGCGGAGCTGTCAGGGCTCCTTCCAGGACTATGGGCAGCGACTCAAGGCCAATCTGAAAGGCACCTTGCAG GCCAGTCCAGACCTGGGCCACAGACCTTGGCCTCTAGGAAGATCCTCATCCAAGACACCCACCCCAAAGCTTCCAGGCACAGGACCTGCCCCCACCTTTGCCGAAAAAGTCAGTGATACGCCTCCACAGCCTTCTGGGCTCCGGCCAAGGCCAGGGCGGCTCCAGCACCTGCGGGCATCCCTGAGCGTACGGCTGGGCTCCCTAGATCCTGGCTGGTTGCAGCGGTGTCACAGTGGGGTCCCAGACATTCTGGGGGCCCCCAAACCCTGTAGGTCTGGCCTAGGCTTAGAGGAATCACAACTTCTGACCGCAGGGGAGTCCGCTGTCCTTGGTCCTGGTGCTGGTTCCCAGGGCCCAGAGGCTTCAGCCCTCCAAGAAGTCAGCATCGGTGCAGGCAACCCCCAACCCAGCGGCAGTCGAGGCGAGAAGCGGAGACGGAATGAGGTGCCCTGGGGGAGCCCCACACAGGTCCAGCAGCAGAGCAGCCAGGCTGGACCTCCGTCTGAGACGGCTGAGGCCATAGCACTTGAGGAAGACTCTCCAGGGGAACCTGTACAGGAACAGCCACCGCAGCCCTGCAGCAGCCGGTCGACCCCCAGGTACCATAGACTGAGCCCCTCCAGTCAAGCCAGGGCAGAGAAGGCTGAGGGCATAGCCCACTTGCACATCTTTCCTAGGTTGGCTGGCTATGACAGGGGCAATTACATACGACTGAACATGAAGCAGAAACGCTATGTGCGGGGCCGGGTACTCCGTGGCAGGCTCCTCCGCAAGCAG GCATGGAAGCAGAAGTGGCAGAAAAAAGGGGAGTGTTTTGGCAGTGGTGATGCCACATTCACAATCAAGGACTCCTGTTTCCTGAATGGGCGGTTTGATCACAGGGCACCCCAGTGTCCCCAGCCAG GAAATGAGGAAGACACAGACCCTGCTTGGTCTGAGCCACTGGTTCCTGTGCCACAGCCTGTGCCTGAGGTGCCTGGCCTGGCCCCCACCGTGCTGCCACTCTACTCCCTGGGGCCCTCAGGGCAGGTGGCAG AGACGCCAGCCGAGGTGTTCCATGCCCTGGAGCAGCTGGGGCACCGAGCCTTCCGCCCCGGGCAGGAGCGTGCGGTCATGCGGATCCTGTCTG GCATCTCCACGCTGCTGGTGCTGCCCACGGGTGCTGGCAAGTCCCTGTGCTACCAGCTTCCGGCACTGCTCTACGCCCAGCGCAGCCCCTGCCTCACGCTGGTCATCTCTCCCCTGCTGTCACTCATGGATGACCAG GTGTCTGGCCTGCCCCCATGTCTCAAGGCAGCCTGCATCCACTCGGGCATGACCAGGAAGCAACGGGAGTCTGTCCTGCAGAAG ATTCAGGCAGGTCAGGTACACATGCTTCTGCTGACCCCTGAGGCGCTGGTGGGAGCCGGGGGTCTCCCTCCAGCCACGAAGCTGCCTCCAGTGGCTTTTGCCTGCATCGATGAGGCCCACTGCCTCTCCCAGTGGTCCCACAACTTCCGGCCCTGCTACCTGCGTGTCTGTAGG GTGCTTCGGGAGCGCATGGGCGTGCATTGCTTCCTAGGTctcacagccacagccacacgCCGCACAGCCAGTGACGTGGCCCAGCACCTGGCTGTGGCCGAAGAGCCTGGCCTCCATGGGCCAGCCCCAGTTCCTGCTAACCTGcacctttctgtgtccatggaCAGGGACACAGACCAG GGCAAACGCTTTCGAAACCTGGATTCCATCATCATTTATTGCAACCGGcgggaggacacagagagagtTGCTGCACTTCTCCGAACTTGCCTGCATccagcccagggcccagggcctAAAG GTCGTGCCCCCAAAACCATGGCTGAGGCCTACCATGCAGGCATGTGCAGCCGGGAACGGCAGCGGGTACAAAGGGCCTTCATGCAGGGCCAATTGCGAGTGGTGGTAGCCACAGTGGCCTTCGGGATGGGGCTGGACCGGCCAGACGTGCGGGCTGTGTTGCATCTGGGGCTGCCCCCAAGCTTTGAGAGCTACGTGCAGGCCGTGGGACGGGCCGGGCGTGACAGGCAGCCTGCCCACTGCCACCTGTTCCTGCAGCCCCAG GGGGAAGACCTGCGAGAGCTGCGCAGACACGTGCACGCCAATGGCATGGACTTCTGGGCTGTAAAGAGACTGGTGCAGCGTGTATTCCCATCCTGCACCTGTGCCAGGCTGCTCCCAGAGAAGGAGGGGGCCAGGGGTGGGGAGATGCCTGTGGCCGGGTCCCCCCCTCAAGAGATGGAGCAGCTTGGTAGCTGCCAAGCCACCCCAGGACCTAGAAGGGCCTGTGTGGGCCATGAACGGGCACTCCCAGTACAGGCAACCGTGCAGGCCCTGGACATGCCACAGGAGGGTGAGGAACCCAGAGTAAAGCACAGGGGTGTGGATGGGCCAGCCCCACACCCCCTGAGCCCTGCTCTTTCCCCAGCCATTGAGACTTTGCTGTGCTACCTGGAGTTACACCCACGGCACTGGCTGGAGCTGTTGGCGACCACCTATACCCATTGCCGTCTGTACTGCTCTGGGGGCCCTGCCCAGCTCCAGGCCCTGGCCCACAG GTGTCCCCCTTTGGCTGTGTGCTTGGCCCAGCGGCTGCCTGAGGACCCAGGAAAAGGCAGCAGCTCGGTCGAGTTTGACATGGTTGAGCTGGTGGACTCCATGGGCTGGGAGCTGGCCTGTGTGCGGCGGGCTCTCTGCCAGCTGCAGTGGGACCACGAACCCCAGACAG GTATGTGGCAAAGCACAGGGGTGCTTGTGGAGTTCAGGGAGCTGGCCTTCCACCTTCGTAGCCCAGGTGACCTGACTGCTGAGGAAAAGGATCAGATCTGTGACTTCCTGTATGGCCGTGTACAGGCCCGGGAGCACCAGGCCTTGGCCCATCTGCACAGAACCTTCCAGGCCTTTCACAG CGTAGCCTTCCCCAGCTGCGGACCCTGCCTGGAGCAGCAGGATGAGGAGCGCAGCACCAGGCTCAAGGACCTGCTCAGCCGCTACTTTGAGGAAGTGGAAGAGGAAGCACAGGGGCCTGGGGGCATGGGGGACACACAGGGTCCCGCGCCAGGGCAGGCCAGG CTCCAGGATTGGGAGGACCAGGTCCGCTGCGACATCCGCCAGCTCCTATCCCTGAGACCAGAGGAGAAGTTCTCCGGCAGGGCTGTGGCCCGTATCTTTCACGGCATCG GAAGTCCCTGCTACCCAGCCCAGGTGTTCGGGCAGGACCGGCGCTTCTGGAGAAAGTACCTGCACCTGAGCTTCCACACCCTGGTGCGCCTGGCCACAGAAGAGCTTCTGCAGGTGGGCCGCTCACTGCACCACATGGAGGATGTCGCGCAGAGCTGGGATTGTCAGCAGCAAGGACAATGA
- the RECQL4 gene encoding ATP-dependent DNA helicase Q4 isoform X6 — MERLLDLRERLQAWERAFRQQHGRRPSQDDVKAAPEETRALYREYRTLKRTVRPSGGGGGPCSPELLPAAAGEAPEPHCWGPHLNRAATQSPQPTPGRSCQGSFQDYGQRLKANLKGTLQASPDLGHRPWPLGRSSSKTPTPKLPGTGPAPTFAEKVSDTPPQPSGLRPRPGRLQHLRASLSVRLGSLDPGWLQRCHSGVPDILGAPKPCRSGLGLEESQLLTAGESAVLGPGAGSQGPEASALQEVSIGAGNPQPSGSRGEKRRRNEVPWGSPTQVQQQSSQAGPPSETAEAIALEEDSPGEPVQEQPPQPCSSRSTPRYHRLSPSSQARAEKAEGIAHLHIFPRLAGYDRGNYIRLNMKQKRYVRGRVLRGRLLRKQAWKQKWQKKGECFGSGDATFTIKDSCFLNGRFDHRAPQCPQPGNEEDTDPAWSEPLVPVPQPVPEVPGLAPTVLPLYSLGPSGQVAETPAEVFHALEQLGHRAFRPGQERAVMRILSGISTLLVLPTGAGKSLCYQLPALLYAQRSPCLTLVISPLLSLMDDQVSGLPPCLKAACIHSGMTRKQRESVLQKIQAGQVHMLLLTPEALVGAGGLPPATKLPPVAFACIDEAHCLSQWSHNFRPCYLRVCRVLRERMGVHCFLGLTATATRRTASDVAQHLAVAEEPGLHGPAPVPANLHLSVSMDRDTDQGKRFRNLDSIIIYCNRREDTERVAALLRTCLHPAQGPGPKGRAPKTMAEAYHAGMCSRERQRVQRAFMQGQLRVVVATVAFGMGLDRPDVRAVLHLGLPPSFESYVQAVGRAGRDRQPAHCHLFLQPQGEDLRELRRHVHANGMDFWAVKRLVQRVFPSCTCARLLPEKEGARGGEMPVAGSPPQEMEQLGSCQATPGPRRACVGHERALPVQATVQALDMPQEAIETLLCYLELHPRHWLELLATTYTHCRLYCSGGPAQLQALAHRCPPLAVCLAQRLPEDPGKGSSSVEFDMVELVDSMGWELACVRRALCQLQWDHEPQTGMWQSTGVLVEFRELAFHLRSPGDLTAEEKDQICDFLYGRVQAREHQALAHLHRTFQAFHSVAFPSCGPCLEQQDEERSTRLKDLLSRYFEEVEEEAQGPGGMGDTQGPAPGQARLQDWEDQVRCDIRQLLSLRPEEKFSGRAVARIFHGIGSPCYPAQVFGQDRRFWRKYLHLSFHTLVRLATEELLQVGRSLHHMEDVAQSWDCQQQGQ, encoded by the exons ATGGAGCGGCTGCTGGACCTGCGGGAGCGTCTGCAGGCATGGGAGCGCGCGTTCCGGCAGCAGCACGGGCGGCGGCCAAGCCAG GACGACGTGAAGGCGGCCCCCGAGGAGACCCGCG CGCTTTACCGGGAATACAGGACTCTGAAGCGGACAGTGCGTCCGTCCGGTGGCGGCGGCGGGCCCTGCAGCCCGGAGTTGCTCCCCGCGGCGGCCGGGGAG GCGCCGGAGCCACACTGCTGGGGCCCCCACCTGAATCGGGCTGCGACCCAGAGTCCACAACCTACCCCGGGGCGGAGCTGTCAGGGCTCCTTCCAGGACTATGGGCAGCGACTCAAGGCCAATCTGAAAGGCACCTTGCAG GCCAGTCCAGACCTGGGCCACAGACCTTGGCCTCTAGGAAGATCCTCATCCAAGACACCCACCCCAAAGCTTCCAGGCACAGGACCTGCCCCCACCTTTGCCGAAAAAGTCAGTGATACGCCTCCACAGCCTTCTGGGCTCCGGCCAAGGCCAGGGCGGCTCCAGCACCTGCGGGCATCCCTGAGCGTACGGCTGGGCTCCCTAGATCCTGGCTGGTTGCAGCGGTGTCACAGTGGGGTCCCAGACATTCTGGGGGCCCCCAAACCCTGTAGGTCTGGCCTAGGCTTAGAGGAATCACAACTTCTGACCGCAGGGGAGTCCGCTGTCCTTGGTCCTGGTGCTGGTTCCCAGGGCCCAGAGGCTTCAGCCCTCCAAGAAGTCAGCATCGGTGCAGGCAACCCCCAACCCAGCGGCAGTCGAGGCGAGAAGCGGAGACGGAATGAGGTGCCCTGGGGGAGCCCCACACAGGTCCAGCAGCAGAGCAGCCAGGCTGGACCTCCGTCTGAGACGGCTGAGGCCATAGCACTTGAGGAAGACTCTCCAGGGGAACCTGTACAGGAACAGCCACCGCAGCCCTGCAGCAGCCGGTCGACCCCCAGGTACCATAGACTGAGCCCCTCCAGTCAAGCCAGGGCAGAGAAGGCTGAGGGCATAGCCCACTTGCACATCTTTCCTAGGTTGGCTGGCTATGACAGGGGCAATTACATACGACTGAACATGAAGCAGAAACGCTATGTGCGGGGCCGGGTACTCCGTGGCAGGCTCCTCCGCAAGCAG GCATGGAAGCAGAAGTGGCAGAAAAAAGGGGAGTGTTTTGGCAGTGGTGATGCCACATTCACAATCAAGGACTCCTGTTTCCTGAATGGGCGGTTTGATCACAGGGCACCCCAGTGTCCCCAGCCAG GAAATGAGGAAGACACAGACCCTGCTTGGTCTGAGCCACTGGTTCCTGTGCCACAGCCTGTGCCTGAGGTGCCTGGCCTGGCCCCCACCGTGCTGCCACTCTACTCCCTGGGGCCCTCAGGGCAGGTGGCAG AGACGCCAGCCGAGGTGTTCCATGCCCTGGAGCAGCTGGGGCACCGAGCCTTCCGCCCCGGGCAGGAGCGTGCGGTCATGCGGATCCTGTCTG GCATCTCCACGCTGCTGGTGCTGCCCACGGGTGCTGGCAAGTCCCTGTGCTACCAGCTTCCGGCACTGCTCTACGCCCAGCGCAGCCCCTGCCTCACGCTGGTCATCTCTCCCCTGCTGTCACTCATGGATGACCAG GTGTCTGGCCTGCCCCCATGTCTCAAGGCAGCCTGCATCCACTCGGGCATGACCAGGAAGCAACGGGAGTCTGTCCTGCAGAAG ATTCAGGCAGGTCAGGTACACATGCTTCTGCTGACCCCTGAGGCGCTGGTGGGAGCCGGGGGTCTCCCTCCAGCCACGAAGCTGCCTCCAGTGGCTTTTGCCTGCATCGATGAGGCCCACTGCCTCTCCCAGTGGTCCCACAACTTCCGGCCCTGCTACCTGCGTGTCTGTAGG GTGCTTCGGGAGCGCATGGGCGTGCATTGCTTCCTAGGTctcacagccacagccacacgCCGCACAGCCAGTGACGTGGCCCAGCACCTGGCTGTGGCCGAAGAGCCTGGCCTCCATGGGCCAGCCCCAGTTCCTGCTAACCTGcacctttctgtgtccatggaCAGGGACACAGACCAG GGCAAACGCTTTCGAAACCTGGATTCCATCATCATTTATTGCAACCGGcgggaggacacagagagagtTGCTGCACTTCTCCGAACTTGCCTGCATccagcccagggcccagggcctAAAG GTCGTGCCCCCAAAACCATGGCTGAGGCCTACCATGCAGGCATGTGCAGCCGGGAACGGCAGCGGGTACAAAGGGCCTTCATGCAGGGCCAATTGCGAGTGGTGGTAGCCACAGTGGCCTTCGGGATGGGGCTGGACCGGCCAGACGTGCGGGCTGTGTTGCATCTGGGGCTGCCCCCAAGCTTTGAGAGCTACGTGCAGGCCGTGGGACGGGCCGGGCGTGACAGGCAGCCTGCCCACTGCCACCTGTTCCTGCAGCCCCAG GGGGAAGACCTGCGAGAGCTGCGCAGACACGTGCACGCCAATGGCATGGACTTCTGGGCTGTAAAGAGACTGGTGCAGCGTGTATTCCCATCCTGCACCTGTGCCAGGCTGCTCCCAGAGAAGGAGGGGGCCAGGGGTGGGGAGATGCCTGTGGCCGGGTCCCCCCCTCAAGAGATGGAGCAGCTTGGTAGCTGCCAAGCCACCCCAGGACCTAGAAGGGCCTGTGTGGGCCATGAACGGGCACTCCCAGTACAGGCAACCGTGCAGGCCCTGGACATGCCACAGGAGG CCATTGAGACTTTGCTGTGCTACCTGGAGTTACACCCACGGCACTGGCTGGAGCTGTTGGCGACCACCTATACCCATTGCCGTCTGTACTGCTCTGGGGGCCCTGCCCAGCTCCAGGCCCTGGCCCACAG GTGTCCCCCTTTGGCTGTGTGCTTGGCCCAGCGGCTGCCTGAGGACCCAGGAAAAGGCAGCAGCTCGGTCGAGTTTGACATGGTTGAGCTGGTGGACTCCATGGGCTGGGAGCTGGCCTGTGTGCGGCGGGCTCTCTGCCAGCTGCAGTGGGACCACGAACCCCAGACAG GTATGTGGCAAAGCACAGGGGTGCTTGTGGAGTTCAGGGAGCTGGCCTTCCACCTTCGTAGCCCAGGTGACCTGACTGCTGAGGAAAAGGATCAGATCTGTGACTTCCTGTATGGCCGTGTACAGGCCCGGGAGCACCAGGCCTTGGCCCATCTGCACAGAACCTTCCAGGCCTTTCACAG CGTAGCCTTCCCCAGCTGCGGACCCTGCCTGGAGCAGCAGGATGAGGAGCGCAGCACCAGGCTCAAGGACCTGCTCAGCCGCTACTTTGAGGAAGTGGAAGAGGAAGCACAGGGGCCTGGGGGCATGGGGGACACACAGGGTCCCGCGCCAGGGCAGGCCAGG CTCCAGGATTGGGAGGACCAGGTCCGCTGCGACATCCGCCAGCTCCTATCCCTGAGACCAGAGGAGAAGTTCTCCGGCAGGGCTGTGGCCCGTATCTTTCACGGCATCG GAAGTCCCTGCTACCCAGCCCAGGTGTTCGGGCAGGACCGGCGCTTCTGGAGAAAGTACCTGCACCTGAGCTTCCACACCCTGGTGCGCCTGGCCACAGAAGAGCTTCTGCAGGTGGGCCGCTCACTGCACCACATGGAGGATGTCGCGCAGAGCTGGGATTGTCAGCAGCAAGGACAATGA